The sequence below is a genomic window from Curtobacterium sp. MCPF17_002.
AGGCCCTGCGGGAGGTTGCCCATGAAGTCGCCGTCGACCGCACTGAGCATCTCGCTGAACAGTCCGACGTCGTTCGCCTGGGCGACCATGTCGTCCATCAGCGATCGGGCGTCGTCGACCCGGCCGACGCACGCCAGCGCGGCGGCGAGCCAGAACGAGCAGGCGACGAACGGGGACTCCTCGTCCTCCACCCCGGAGTACCGGTAGACGAGCGGACCGTGCTGCAGCTGCGCTTCGATGGCGCGGATGGTCGACTCCATGCGGGGACCCCGGTCGAACGCGGACATCGCGTGCAGCAGGATCGACGTGTCCAGCGCGTCGGTGTCCGGGTGCATCACGTAGTGGCCGAGTTCCTCGTTCCAGCCGTGCTCGGCGACCCAGTCCTCGATGAGTTCGCGGTTCTCGACCCACTTGTCGCGGGGGCCGTCGATCATCCCGGCGTCGTGCAGTTCCACCGCCGCGTCGAGGGCCTGCCAGCAGCCGATCTTGCTCGTCGTGTAGTGGTGGGCCTCCTGCAGCTCCCACATCCCGGAGTCGGGTTCCACCCATCGGTGGCAGGCGTCGTCGGCGAGGTCGTGCAGCACGGAGGCGGTCTTCCGGTCGAGGACGTTGCCGGCGCGCACGTACTGCCGCATGATCTCGAAGACGTCGCCCCAGACACCGAGCTGCAGCTGGTTGCCGGCCCGGTTGCCGACGGTGACGGGGCCGATGCCGTTCCAGCCCGGGACGTCGCGCTCCTCGACACCGTCGGCCTTCGAGCCGTCGAGGCCGTAGAAGATCGGCATCGTCTCGTCGTGCTCGGCGATGGTGCGCATCACCCAGGACACCGCGGCGTGGGTCTCCTCGCGCAGGCCGAACCGGGTGAGGGCGTGCACCGTGTACGCCAGGTCGCGGACCCAGGCGAACCGGTAGTCCCAGTTCTTGCCGCCGGTCCGGTCCTCCGGCAGGCTCGTGGTCGGTGCCGCGGCGATCGACCCCGTCGGTGCGAAGATGAGGAGCTTCAGCGCGAGAGCGCTCCGCTGCACCGCGTCGGCCCACGGGCCGTCGTAGTTGAACTCCTTCGACCAGGTCGACCAGTTCTCGATCGTGCGGTCGACCCCCTCGAGCGTGCGCTCCGGCTCGGGCAGGAAGATCGGTTCGTCGTACGTCCCGACGATCGTCAGGATCGACTTCGTGTCCGGCTGCGTCCGGAACCGGCCGGAGAACCGAGGCCCGTCGTCGTGGACGGGCTGGAAACCCTGTTCGACGATCCCGATCGTGACGCCGTCGACGCCGATCACGGTGCCGTTCGCGGTGTCGAGCCGTTGCGGTTCGGCGGTGTTGAGGATCGTGCCCGGCACGACGGCCCACTCCATCTCCACCGAGCCCTCGACGCCCTGCACGCAGCGACCGATCTCCGCCCACGGCAGCCGGCCGGCGACGCCCGTGACCATCGCGTCCGTCACGGTGGCGGTGCCCGACGGGGTCGTCCACGTCGTGACGAGGACGTTCGTGCCCGGCAGGTACTCCCGCGACGCGCGGGCGTCCCCGTCAGCCGGCCGGAGCGCGACGTGCCCGCCGTGCTCGGCGTCGACGATGCTCGCGAAGACCGGCGGGGAGTCCATCGAGGGGATCGGCAACCAGTCGATCCGGCCGTCCAGCGCGATGAGGGCGACCGTCCGTCCGTCGCCGATCGCGCCGTAGGAACGCAGCGGCACGTAGCCGTCGGTGCGCTCCTCGTTCTCGGTCGCGTCGGGGGTGTCTCGGGTCCGTTCGGTCATGCTCCCAGCCTGCCCCGGATCTGCTCCGGACCATCAGACGGACGTACCCCGCTGTGGAGAACGCGGGGCGGGCCTCCAGGCTGTGGAGGAGGAACCAACCGGGACCGCGACGCCGCGACACGCCCGGGGTGACTTGTGCAGCCCGGGCGTGTCCCACTACTGTCGACCTCCTGCCCACCGGCAGACCGCCCGTCCCGGGCACCTCGGAAGGACCGCGCATGAGCGCCGTGCAGCACCGCGAACACCGCGTCGAGCTCCAGCTCGCCGTGCTCGCCGTGCTGCCCGAACGGCAGCCCGTGTCGCCTGCACGGCACGCAGAGCAGTCCCTCCACTACCCCGCGTAGGCACGCGACGTCACTCGACGCCCCGTGCCCACCCGGCTCGGGGCGTTCGTCTCGCTGTCCCTCCACGTCCCGCCACGCACGGCGGCCGACGCGGGCGTGCAGCCGGAACCCGTCTCGGACCGTCACCGACGACCGTCACGAAAGCGAGACCACCACCATGGAGAAGATCACCGACCGGCTGCTGAGCTGGGCCTCGATGCTCGAGGAGAACACCGAGCAGCAGGCCCGCACGACCGCTCGCATGCCGTTCGTGTTCCCGCACCTGGCCCTCATGCCGGATGCCCACCTCGGCCTCGGCGCCACCGTGGGCTCGGTCATCCCGACCCTCGGCGCCGTCATGCCCGCGGCGGTCGGCGTCGACATCGGCTGCGGCATGATCGCCGTCCGGACACAGTTCTCGAAGGATGACCTGCCGGACGACCTGCAGGCCCTCCGCGAGCAGATCGAGCGCGCGATCCCACTGTCCGCCGGCGCCGCGAACCGGAAGATCGTCGCCACCGCCGAGCCCCGCGTCGCGGAGCTCGAGGCGATGGCCGCCACCGCCGGGTTCGACCCCGACGGCGTCCACGGTCACTGGCGGAACCAGCTCGGCACGCTCGGCTCCGGCAACCACTTCATCGAGGTCTCCCTCGACGAGGAGGACCGCGTCTGGCTGTTCCTGCACTCCGGGTCCCGGGGCGTCGGCAACAAGATCGCGCAGCGGCACATCAAGGTCGCCAAGCGGATGATGCAGCGCTGGTGGATCGAGCTGCCGGACCCCGACCTCGCCTACCTCGTCGAGGGCACGCCGGAGTTCGACCGCTACATCGCCGAGCTGCGGTGGGCCCAGCACTTCGCGCTCCTCAACCGCGAGGAGATGATGGACCGGGTCGTCCGCCAGCTGAGCGAGGTCCTGCGGGCACCGGTCGACGAGCTCGAGCGGATCAACTGCCACCACAACTTCACACAGCGCGAGACGCACTGGGGGAAGTCGGTGTGGGTGTCCCGGAAGGGCGCGATCCAGGCGAAGGCCGGTCAGGCCGGACTCATCCCGGGCTCGATGGGCACGGCGTCGTACGTCGTCGAGGGCCTCGGCAACAAGCCGTCGCTCGAGTCCTCGCCGCACGGGGCCGGTCGGCTGTACTCGCGGTCGGCGGCGCGGCGGACCTTCACGCACGACGAGCTCCGCGCGGCCATGGTCGGCATCGAGTACCGCGACACGGACGCGTTCCTCGACGAGATCCCCGCGGCGTACAAGCCGATCGACC
It includes:
- a CDS encoding glycoside hydrolase family 15 protein; this translates as MTERTRDTPDATENEERTDGYVPLRSYGAIGDGRTVALIALDGRIDWLPIPSMDSPPVFASIVDAEHGGHVALRPADGDARASREYLPGTNVLVTTWTTPSGTATVTDAMVTGVAGRLPWAEIGRCVQGVEGSVEMEWAVVPGTILNTAEPQRLDTANGTVIGVDGVTIGIVEQGFQPVHDDGPRFSGRFRTQPDTKSILTIVGTYDEPIFLPEPERTLEGVDRTIENWSTWSKEFNYDGPWADAVQRSALALKLLIFAPTGSIAAAPTTSLPEDRTGGKNWDYRFAWVRDLAYTVHALTRFGLREETHAAVSWVMRTIAEHDETMPIFYGLDGSKADGVEERDVPGWNGIGPVTVGNRAGNQLQLGVWGDVFEIMRQYVRAGNVLDRKTASVLHDLADDACHRWVEPDSGMWELQEAHHYTTSKIGCWQALDAAVELHDAGMIDGPRDKWVENRELIEDWVAEHGWNEELGHYVMHPDTDALDTSILLHAMSAFDRGPRMESTIRAIEAQLQHGPLVYRYSGVEDEESPFVACSFWLAAALACVGRVDDARSLMDDMVAQANDVGLFSEMLSAVDGDFMGNLPQGLSHLALIQAALTIEEVAEAA
- a CDS encoding RtcB family protein, producing MEKITDRLLSWASMLEENTEQQARTTARMPFVFPHLALMPDAHLGLGATVGSVIPTLGAVMPAAVGVDIGCGMIAVRTQFSKDDLPDDLQALREQIERAIPLSAGAANRKIVATAEPRVAELEAMAATAGFDPDGVHGHWRNQLGTLGSGNHFIEVSLDEEDRVWLFLHSGSRGVGNKIAQRHIKVAKRMMQRWWIELPDPDLAYLVEGTPEFDRYIAELRWAQHFALLNREEMMDRVVRQLSEVLRAPVDELERINCHHNFTQRETHWGKSVWVSRKGAIQAKAGQAGLIPGSMGTASYVVEGLGNKPSLESSPHGAGRLYSRSAARRTFTHDELRAAMVGIEYRDTDAFLDEIPAAYKPIDQVMADAADLVSIQHTLRQVVNVKGD